The following coding sequences are from one Carassius auratus strain Wakin unplaced genomic scaffold, ASM336829v1 scaf_tig00034784, whole genome shotgun sequence window:
- the LOC113081655 gene encoding uncharacterized protein LOC113081655, translated as MSSVCRFSTVLKRSLFLFCLLMLRSQYSFREQSTMLSSLDKLVAWILTGFLAILTIFFNMYLLLINQRNYRKSTKPRLSPADFIITAISLASISLQVLTYFWQTLDVIDTVCRISLAGAILLVLIFSLKFIIFWSTAFLTFYYGNKLVVEPVHCFTRIQEAIIKNVHMVLAVIVVSGFANCVPLLSVLTYNTTTTTTTSGLSDCGSIMPTDTTGLAYIFYYVIISDIVPGIIMVKCSISISYYLAKHLLDMKASSNSAHGPKLGTQIRVIKMTLSLVVVYVVFLIVDIVTQITVVLMRQNTLALTVLFASIYTTVSAFVLVYGKKSYWKELIATYNLFLDEYPCLSSMKVEEVKTEPHENSNGH; from the coding sequence ATGTCATCTGTCTGCAGATTTAGTACTGTATTAAAGagatctctttttcttttctgtttgttaATGTTGAGATCACAATACTCTTTCAGAGAACAATCGACCATGCTGTCGTCCTTGGACAAACTCGTGGCCTGGATACTGACTGGCTTCTTGGCCATTCTCACTATCTTCTTCAACATGTACCTGCTTCTGATCAACCAGAGGAACTACCGGAAGAGCACAAAGCCCCGACTGAGCCCGGCCGACTTCATCATCACGGCCATCTCCCTGGCCAGCATCTCCCTGCAGGTTCTCACGTACTTCTGGCAGACCTTGGATGTGATCGACACTGTGTGCCGCATTAGCTTAGCGGGAGCCATCCTGCTGGTGCTCATCTTCAGCCTCAAGTTCATCATCTTCTGGAGCACGGCGTTCCTGACCTTCTACTACGGTAATAAGTTGGTGGTTGAGCCCGTCCACTGCTTCACACGCATCCAGGAGGCCATCATCAAAAACGTCCACATGGTCCTGGCGGTGATCGTCGTGAGCGGCTTTGCCAATTGTGTGCCGTTGCTGAGCGTGTTGACCtacaacaccaccaccaccaccaccaccagcggACTGAGCGATTGTGGGTCCATCATGCCCACCGACACGACCGGACTCGCCTACATCTTCTACTACGTGATCATCTCTGACATCGTTCCAGGAATCATAATGGTCAAATGCAGCATTTCCATCTCGTACTACCTGGCCAAACATCTTCTGGACATGAAGGCCAGTAGCAACAGCGCCCATGGGCCCAAGCTCGGCACGCAGATCCGGGTCATCAAGATGACTCTCAGTTTAGTGGTCGTGTATGTGGTCTTTCTGATCGTGGACATCGTCACGCAGATAACGGTGGTGCTGATGAGGCAGAACACACTGGCCCTGACCGTTCTCTTCGCTAGCATCTACACCACAGTCAGCGCGTTCGTGCTGGTCTATGGGAAGAAAAGCTACTGGAAGGAACTGATTGCAACGTATAACCTCTTTTTAGACGAGTACCCCTGTTTGAGCAGCATGAAGGTGGAAGAGGTCAAAACAGAACCGCATGAGAACAGCAATGGGCACTAA
- the LOC113081654 gene encoding coxsackievirus and adenovirus receptor homolog, with protein MSKFWLNFPLLLAALYITSLCLNHAALAVQVTSTGPQTVKKAQGESVTLGCTYSLDASDVGDLDIEWTLVSQDMTQKDELILSYTGGKQYQLGNPDLMSRLKFAGDPSLGDATVSISSVKVSDTATYQCKVKKAPGIDSRKLTLVVLVRPSQPKCWVEGSEEKGGTVSLRCKSSQGSSPLIYAWTKESGNLPPTATQNPQTGELLIGNHSESYTGRYLCEVSNEVGTERCTYALQAYNPTNKVGVIVGAVIGALLLFLLLLFLIWLLICCCYKRRYEKERANEIREDVPAPESRPGSRYSSFRSAQNYYGHQGIHYISVGKADVTQAESGPSSTQTERSRIQREANMLASDHRPSLRYDSKYGYAV; from the exons CTTTGGCGGTACAGGTGACATCCACAGGACCACAGACGGTGAAGAAAGCTCAGGGGGAGAGTGTTACTCTGGGCTGCACATACAGCTTGGACGCCTCAGATGTCGGAGACCTGGACATTGAGTGGACACTCGTCAGTCAAGACATGACCCAGAAAGATGAGCTG ATCTTATCCTACACTGGAGGGAAACAGTACCAGCTAGGAAACCCAGACTTGATGAGTCGCTTGAAGTTTGCTGGCGACCCGAGCCTAGGCGACGCCACGGTCAGCATTTCCAGCGTCAAGGTCTCGGACACTGCCACGTACCAGTGCAAAGTGAAGAAAGCACCAGGCATCGATTCGAGGAAACTCACTTTAGTAGTGCTGG TACGACCATCACAACCTAAATGTTGGGTGGAAGGTAGCGAGGAGAAGGGTGGGACCGTTTCGCTTCGCTGCAAATCTTCCCAGGGTTCATCTCCTCTAATATATGCATGGACCAAAGAAAGTGGAAACCTGCCACCAACTGCAACACAGA ATCCCCAGACTGGAGAGCTGCTGATCGGAAATCACAGTGAGAGCTACACAGGGAGGTACCTTTGTGAGGTCAGCAATGAAGTAGGCACTGAACGATGCACATACGCCCTTCAAGCATATAACC CAACCAATAAAGTGGGAGTGATTGTGGGAGCTGTGATTGGTGCATTGCTGTTGTTTCTCCTCCTCCTTTTCCTGATCTGGCTCCTGATTTGCTGTTGCTACAAGAGGCGCTATGAAAAAGAGCGTGCCAACGAGATCAG GGAGGATGTTCCAGCTCCCGAGAGTCGCCCGGGAAGCCGTTACTCCAGCTTCCGTTCTGCACAGAATTATTACGGCCATCAGGGGATCCATTACATCTCGGTTGGCAAAGCTGATGTCACACAGGCCGAATCTGGTCCCAGCAGTACCCAAACCGAACGCAGCAGAATCCAAAGGGAAGCCAACATGCTTGCGTCTGATCACAGGCCTTCGCTCAGATACGACAGCAAATATGGATACGCCGTATAA